Proteins from a single region of Rhodospirillales bacterium:
- a CDS encoding threonylcarbamoyl-AMP synthase, giving the protein MIKSANPESIAEAAEILKSGGLVGMPTETVYGLAADATNGQAVAKIFAAKGRPSFNPLIIHVTDLEQAGEFVVVNDWARAMSQAFWPGPLTLILPKKENTQISELASTGLETLAVRVPAHKVARALIKAACVPLAAPSANASGTLSPTTAAHVYDSLGDKVDIILAAGACAVGLESTVLDLSGEAPLVLRPGGISAEDISKVLGVEVRYDAGDSVAPKSPGQLLKHYAPNLPVRLNAIDLKEDEALLAFGRTKFMIGSDFPAELVCNLSENKDLYEAAANLFAMLKVLDESGAKGIAVMAVPEVGIGIAINDRLRRAAQA; this is encoded by the coding sequence ATGATCAAGAGCGCAAATCCTGAAAGTATTGCCGAGGCTGCCGAGATTTTGAAATCCGGCGGGCTGGTCGGTATGCCGACTGAGACTGTTTACGGTCTGGCGGCGGATGCGACCAATGGGCAGGCTGTGGCGAAGATTTTTGCGGCCAAAGGACGGCCGAGCTTTAATCCCTTGATCATTCATGTCACGGATCTGGAGCAGGCGGGGGAATTTGTTGTGGTTAATGACTGGGCGCGCGCGATGTCGCAAGCTTTCTGGCCGGGGCCGCTGACGTTGATTTTACCAAAGAAAGAGAATACGCAGATTTCCGAACTGGCGAGTACGGGGCTGGAAACGCTGGCGGTGCGCGTGCCTGCGCATAAGGTGGCACGGGCGTTGATAAAGGCGGCATGTGTACCCTTGGCGGCGCCGAGTGCGAATGCGTCGGGAACGCTTAGTCCGACAACGGCGGCGCATGTGTATGATTCGCTGGGGGATAAGGTGGATATTATTTTGGCGGCCGGGGCGTGCGCGGTGGGGCTGGAATCCACGGTGCTGGATTTGAGCGGTGAAGCGCCGCTAGTTTTGCGTCCGGGCGGGATCAGTGCGGAGGATATATCCAAAGTTCTTGGTGTTGAAGTTCGGTATGATGCAGGCGATTCTGTGGCGCCAAAGTCGCCGGGGCAATTACTGAAGCATTATGCGCCGAATTTGCCGGTGCGGTTAAATGCGATTGATTTGAAAGAGGACGAGGCGCTGCTCGCTTTTGGCAGAACAAAATTTATGATTGGGAGTGATTTTCCGGCGGAACTGGTTTGTAATTTGAGTGAAAATAAGGATTTGTATGAAGCGGCGGCGAATTTGTTTGCGATGCTGAAAGTGCTTGACGAGAGCGGAGCGAAGGGGATTGCTGTGATGGCCGTGCCGGAAGTCGGGATCGGTATTGCGATTAATGATCGCTTGCGGCGGGCGGCGCAAGCGTAA
- a CDS encoding anhydro-N-acetylmuramic acid kinase, with translation MSEHKVYRAIGLMSGTALDGEIDVALVETDGHAFVKPLGFYAHPYDLSVRDNVRACFGKRVPDAQTREAEALVTDLHIAAVKASGFEADVIGFHGQTITHAPKDSFTWQLGDGAWLAVETGMDVVNDFRSADMKAGGQGAPLTPLYHAAIMVGQDKPVAVLNLGGVANVTYIAEDGDLCAFDCGPGNALMDDFIKHRRGVAFDKDGMLASKSLPHVGILEGFLADDYFSLPGPKSLDRNSWSVDIVRDLSDEMGMATLFAMSVGAIEKSVKGLPNVPKVIYVAGGGRKNKYLMEVLSKRLGGFWRPKSKMKSIDDVGYDGDAIEAECFGYLAVRSLLGLPLSLPETTGIARPVSGGVLHKA, from the coding sequence ATGAGTGAGCATAAAGTCTATAGGGCAATTGGCCTGATGTCCGGAACGGCGCTAGACGGGGAGATTGATGTCGCGCTAGTGGAAACCGACGGGCACGCTTTCGTTAAACCGCTGGGGTTTTATGCGCATCCTTATGATTTGAGCGTGCGGGATAATGTGCGGGCGTGTTTTGGTAAACGCGTGCCCGATGCGCAGACGCGTGAAGCGGAAGCTCTGGTGACGGATTTGCACATTGCGGCGGTGAAGGCAAGCGGTTTTGAGGCGGATGTGATTGGCTTTCACGGCCAGACCATTACCCATGCTCCGAAGGATAGTTTTACATGGCAGCTCGGTGACGGAGCATGGCTGGCGGTGGAGACGGGTATGGATGTGGTGAATGATTTTCGTTCAGCGGATATGAAAGCCGGGGGGCAGGGTGCGCCATTGACGCCGCTGTATCATGCGGCGATTATGGTAGGTCAGGATAAGCCGGTGGCAGTTTTGAATCTGGGTGGTGTGGCGAATGTGACGTATATTGCGGAAGATGGCGATTTATGTGCGTTTGACTGCGGGCCGGGGAATGCGTTGATGGATGATTTTATTAAGCACAGGCGAGGCGTTGCCTTTGATAAGGATGGTATGCTTGCCTCAAAAAGCTTGCCACATGTGGGTATTCTTGAGGGTTTTCTTGCCGATGACTATTTTAGTTTGCCGGGTCCCAAATCGTTGGACCGTAATAGTTGGAGTGTTGATATTGTTCGTGACTTGTCAGATGAAATGGGGATGGCGACGTTGTTTGCTATGAGCGTGGGGGCTATTGAAAAATCAGTGAAGGGGTTGCCAAATGTTCCCAAGGTTATTTATGTCGCTGGTGGCGGACGAAAAAATAAATATTTGATGGAGGTTTTATCCAAGCGTTTAGGTGGTTTTTGGAGGCCTAAAAGTAAAATGAAATCTATAGATGATGTTGGTTATGACGGTGATGCAATTGAGGCGGAGTGTTTTGGTTATCTGGCGGTACGCTCTTTGTTGGGTTTACCGCTGAGTTTGCCCGAAACGACGGGGATTGCACGGCCCGTATCCGGTGGTGTATTGCACAAAGCATGA
- a CDS encoding tyrosine--tRNA ligase, whose amino-acid sequence MTKYKSEFLNILTERDFIHQCSDFNGLDAKLSKGVQSAYIGFDATADSLHVGSLVQIMMLYWFQQCGHKPITLMGGGTTRVGDPSGKDESRRMLTETDIEKNIGGIGLIFGNYLRYGSGRTDALMVNNADWLDQLNYIDFLRDYGPHFTINRMMGFESVKLRLEREQPLTFLEFNYMILQAYDFVELRQRFGTILQMGGSDQWGNIINGVELWRRTSPREKSKGFSVGNYSGPATDPVFALTTPLLTTASGAKMGKTADGAVWLNADKLPAYDFWQYWRNTEDADVGRFLKLFTTLPMDEIARLEAVQGAEINEVKKVLAFEVTKLCHGETAAREAADTAAKVFEQGSIGADLPCVQLDLSAGVTFIDAACAAGLTTSKGEARRIISQGGAKVNGQPVTDPAFTLTADMISEGDAIKISTSKKKHALVKAS is encoded by the coding sequence ATGACGAAATACAAATCAGAATTTTTAAACATCTTAACCGAGCGCGACTTCATTCACCAGTGCTCTGATTTCAACGGCCTTGATGCCAAGCTGAGTAAAGGCGTGCAAAGCGCATATATCGGCTTTGACGCCACCGCTGACTCCTTGCATGTCGGTTCCCTCGTCCAAATCATGATGCTTTACTGGTTCCAGCAATGCGGCCACAAGCCGATCACCCTGATGGGCGGCGGCACCACCAGGGTCGGCGACCCTTCGGGCAAGGATGAAAGCCGCCGGATGCTCACTGAAACCGATATCGAAAAAAACATCGGCGGCATCGGGCTGATCTTCGGAAACTACCTCCGATACGGCAGCGGCCGAACCGACGCGCTGATGGTGAATAACGCCGACTGGCTTGACCAGCTCAACTATATCGACTTCCTGCGCGATTACGGCCCGCACTTTACAATCAACCGTATGATGGGCTTCGAGTCCGTCAAACTCCGCCTTGAGCGAGAACAACCGCTGACCTTCCTCGAGTTTAACTACATGATCTTGCAGGCTTACGACTTTGTCGAATTACGCCAGCGCTTCGGCACCATTTTGCAAATGGGCGGAAGCGACCAGTGGGGAAACATTATCAATGGCGTTGAATTATGGCGACGAACCTCGCCAAGAGAAAAAAGCAAAGGTTTCAGCGTTGGCAATTACTCTGGACCAGCTACAGATCCAGTTTTCGCCCTCACCACTCCGCTGCTTACCACCGCCAGCGGCGCAAAAATGGGCAAAACCGCCGATGGCGCGGTCTGGCTCAACGCCGACAAGCTCCCCGCATACGACTTCTGGCAATACTGGCGCAATACCGAAGACGCCGATGTCGGGCGTTTCCTCAAGCTCTTCACCACCTTGCCGATGGACGAAATCGCCCGCCTCGAAGCCGTGCAGGGCGCAGAAATCAACGAGGTCAAAAAAGTACTGGCCTTCGAAGTCACCAAACTCTGCCACGGCGAAACCGCCGCACGCGAAGCCGCCGACACGGCTGCCAAAGTCTTCGAACAAGGCTCGATCGGCGCGGATTTACCCTGCGTTCAACTCGACCTCTCCGCAGGCGTAACCTTCATCGATGCCGCCTGCGCCGCCGGACTCACCACATCGAAAGGCGAAGCCCGGCGCATCATCAGTCAAGGCGGCGCGAAAGTAAACGGACAGCCCGTCACCGATCCCGCCTTTACCCTCACCGCCGATATGATCAGCGAAGGCGATGCCATCAAAATCTCAACTTCGAAGAAAAAACACGCACTGGTAAAAGCGAGCTAA
- the bcp gene encoding thioredoxin-dependent thiol peroxidase: MTELKVGDPAPNFTAPADGNRELSLSDFKGQKIVLYFYPKDDTPGCTKESCGFNEALQAFKKLGTTIIGISKDSPVRHDKFKAKYNLNFPLVSDENTDICERYGVWKEKNMYGKKYMGIERSTFLINEEGKIAAIWRKVKVDGHVEEVESAAENIAKAA; this comes from the coding sequence ATGACAGAATTAAAAGTTGGAGACCCCGCCCCTAATTTCACCGCCCCCGCAGACGGCAATCGTGAACTTTCCCTATCGGATTTTAAAGGCCAAAAGATTGTCCTATATTTCTATCCCAAAGACGACACACCCGGTTGCACCAAGGAAAGTTGCGGCTTCAACGAAGCCCTGCAAGCTTTCAAAAAACTAGGCACAACCATCATCGGCATCTCCAAAGACTCACCAGTACGCCATGATAAATTCAAAGCAAAATACAATTTGAATTTCCCGCTCGTCTCCGATGAAAACACCGACATTTGCGAACGCTATGGCGTCTGGAAAGAAAAAAATATGTACGGCAAAAAATACATGGGCATTGAACGCTCAACCTTCCTGATCAATGAGGAAGGCAAAATCGCCGCTATATGGCGCAAAGTCAAAGTCGACGGCCACGTTGAAGAAGTTGAAAGCGCCGCAGAAAACATCGCAAAAGCCGCCTAG
- a CDS encoding alpha/beta hydrolase — protein sequence MPEVIFNGPAGRLEGRYSHSKIKNAPLALILHPSPEHGGTMNNKITYNMFQGFAARGFSCLRFNFRGVGRSQGLFDQGEGELSDAASALDWMQEINPNAPYVWVGGFSFGAWIGMQLLMRRPEIQGFISVAPPANTEDFSFLAPCPTSGLVVHGGKDDVIEESFVSEFVERLHQQKGIDIDYRVIDEANHFFHGYNDVIIDHMHDHLNKAGAGRQVRLEDMVTALAG from the coding sequence ATGCCAGAAGTTATTTTCAATGGTCCGGCGGGCCGTCTTGAAGGTCGCTATTCTCATTCAAAAATTAAAAACGCCCCGCTCGCTTTAATTTTACATCCGAGTCCAGAGCATGGCGGTACGATGAATAACAAAATCACTTATAATATGTTCCAAGGCTTTGCGGCGCGCGGATTTTCGTGTTTGCGGTTTAATTTCCGTGGTGTTGGGCGTTCGCAAGGACTGTTTGATCAAGGCGAGGGAGAGCTTAGCGATGCCGCTTCTGCGCTGGACTGGATGCAGGAGATTAATCCAAATGCGCCGTATGTTTGGGTTGGCGGGTTTTCTTTTGGTGCGTGGATCGGTATGCAGCTTTTAATGCGGCGCCCGGAAATTCAAGGTTTTATTTCTGTCGCTCCGCCTGCGAATACTGAGGATTTTAGTTTTCTTGCACCGTGCCCGACTTCCGGTCTGGTGGTGCATGGAGGCAAAGATGACGTAATCGAAGAATCCTTCGTGTCTGAGTTTGTTGAACGTTTGCATCAGCAAAAAGGTATTGATATCGATTACCGCGTGATTGATGAGGCTAATCATTTCTTCCACGGCTATAATGACGTGATTATTGATCATATGCATGATCATTTGAACAAGGCTGGTGCCGGGCGTCAGGTTCGGCTGGAAGATATGGTCACCGCTCTGGCGGGATAG
- a CDS encoding Rrf2 family transcriptional regulator gives MVELTRTDSKNPLPLTKIAANAGISLSYLEQLVSGLRRHGLVKSYRGPGGGYLLNKSADEIMITDILRASEDNAPAKRKKTKTGKTNPCEHTHALWEHIGRILSATLCEITLHDVLHNQLEHHPHARKLFETIGKIA, from the coding sequence ATGGTTGAACTTACCCGTACAGACTCTAAAAATCCGCTTCCATTAACAAAAATTGCAGCCAATGCCGGAATTTCACTATCCTACCTTGAACAACTCGTCTCCGGACTACGACGCCACGGCCTTGTCAAAAGCTATCGCGGCCCCGGCGGTGGGTATCTTTTAAACAAGAGTGCCGATGAAATCATGATTACCGATATTCTGCGCGCCAGCGAAGACAACGCACCGGCAAAACGCAAAAAAACGAAAACCGGCAAAACAAATCCTTGTGAACATACCCATGCCCTATGGGAGCATATTGGTAGAATTTTATCGGCAACTCTGTGTGAAATTACATTACATGACGTACTGCACAATCAACTTGAACATCACCCACATGCTCGTAAACTATTTGAAACCATAGGGAAAATCGCTTAA